The window GGCGACCTCTTCCTCGTGGAGAGCAGCCCGCGCTACATCGGCGGCATCCTCATCATGCTCAATGCGCGCCTCTTCAAATTCTGGCACGACCTCCCCGAGGCCCTGCGCACCGGCAAGCCGCAGAACGAAATCAAACACAACCAGCGTGGCATGTTTGAGGAGCTCTACTCCGACCTCCCCCGCCTGGAGCAGTTCATGGGCGCCATGACCGGCCTCTCCCGCATGAACTTCGAGGCCTTCGCGGAAAAGTTCGACTTCACCCCTTATCGCACCCTCTGCGACATCGGCGGCGCCACCGGCCTGCTCTCCACCGAGGTGGCAAAGCGTCACCCCCAGCTCCAGTGCACCAGCTTCGACCTGCCCGAGGTGGAGCCCATCGCGCAGAAGCACATCGCCGCCACCGGCCTGACCGACCGCGTGAGCACCGCGCACGGCGACTTCTTCAAGGACCCCCTGCCCAAGGCCGACATCATCACCATGGGCATGATCCTCCACGACTGGAACCTGGAGAAAAAGAAACACCTCATCCGCGCCGCCTACGAAGCCCTCCCTCCCGGTGGCGCGTTTGTGGCCATCGAAGCCCTCATCGACGACGCCCGCCGCGAGAATGTGCAGGGCCTCCTCATGTCGCTGAACATGCTCATCGAGTTCGGCGACGCCTTCGACTACTCCGGCGCCGACTTCCGCGAATGGTGCACCGAGGCCGGCTTCACCCGTTTCGAAGTCATCCCCCTCGCCGGTCCCTCCAGCGCCGCCGTGGCCTACAAATGATGATATAACCAGAACGGCTACACCACATCCCACCTTCCAGCACCCCGAAGGCACCCAGCTTCAAGGAGCGGCACTAGCCTAGTGCCGGTGGTCGGCAAATAGGGGTGCGGAGCCTCTCTCTTCAAAAATCCACCACTCCACCCTCTTGCCCCTCCTGCGTCTCTTTGCGGCCAACCACTCCACCACTCCTCATCCCACCCCGCTCTCAGTCTCCTTGCCTCTTTCTCTCCGTATCTCCGCGTCTCCGTATCTCCGCGTCTCCGCACCACACCACCCCCTCACTCACTCCTCGACTCACGCACCGCCACTTCCTCCACCTCCGTCTCCCCCTTCTCCCCCTCTGGCTTCTCACCCGTCTCCTTCGGATACGCTTTCTTCGCCGGAGGCACCTG is drawn from Roseimicrobium gellanilyticum and contains these coding sequences:
- a CDS encoding methyltransferase, with the protein product MLNPSPILQTAFGFWNSKVLLTAVEFGLFTTLANRRLTGAELADALQLHPRAVPDFFDALVAMKFLDRDGNGPQSRYFNTPEGDLFLVESSPRYIGGILIMLNARLFKFWHDLPEALRTGKPQNEIKHNQRGMFEELYSDLPRLEQFMGAMTGLSRMNFEAFAEKFDFTPYRTLCDIGGATGLLSTEVAKRHPQLQCTSFDLPEVEPIAQKHIAATGLTDRVSTAHGDFFKDPLPKADIITMGMILHDWNLEKKKHLIRAAYEALPPGGAFVAIEALIDDARRENVQGLLMSLNMLIEFGDAFDYSGADFREWCTEAGFTRFEVIPLAGPSSAAVAYK